The following proteins come from a genomic window of Lolium rigidum isolate FL_2022 chromosome 5, APGP_CSIRO_Lrig_0.1, whole genome shotgun sequence:
- the LOC124654687 gene encoding probable 26S proteasome non-ATPase regulatory subunit 3, with amino-acid sequence MDVDTAAPAAQVSIKHGLPEIEIYCYLLVLIFLIDHKKYDEAKACANASIARLKNLNRRTVDVLASRLYSYYSYAHELTNSLAEIRGTLLGLHRMATLHRDELGQETLLNLLLRNYLHYNLYDQAEKLRSKAPRFEAHSNQQFCRYLFYLGKIRTIQLEYTDAKESLLQAARKAPTAARGFRIQCNKWAIIVRLLLGEIPERTVFMQKGMKAALTPYFELTNAVRVGDLELFKAVAEKFASTFSADRTSNLIVRLRHNVIRTGLRNISISYSRISLPDIAKKLRLDSENPVADAECIVAKAIRDGAVDATIDHANGWVVSKETGDVYSTNEPQAAFNSRIAFCLNMHNEAVKALRFPPNSHKEKESAEKRRERLQQEEELAKHMAEEDDDDF; translated from the exons ATGGATGTTGATACTGCAGCTCCAGCAGCTCAAGTTTCAATCAAGCATGGTCTCCCAGAGATTGAAATATACTGCTACTTGCTTGTGTTGATTTTCCTTATTGATCACAAGAAGTACGATGAG GCTAAAGCATGTGCCAATGCTAGCATTGCTCGTCTGAAGAATCTCAATAGGAGGACTGTTGATGTTTTGGCTTCTAGGCTGTACTCGTATTACTCATATGCCCATGAACTCACCAACAGCCTTGCTGAAATTCGTGG AACGCTCCTGGGGTTGCACAGGATGGCAACTTTGCACCGTGATGAGCTTGGCCAG GAAACCCTTCTTAACCTGCTTCTTCGCAATTACCTGCACTACAACTTGTACGACCAGGCAGAAAAACTTAGGTCAAAGGCACCACGTTTTGAAGCACATTCCAATCAGCAG TTCTGCCGGTATCTCTTCTACTTGGGCAAAATTAGAACAATTCAGCTGGAATACACTGATGCTAAAGAGAGCCTCTTGCAAGCTGCACGAAAAGCACCCACTGCAGCTCGTGGATTCCGCATTCAGTGCAACAAATGGGCTATAATAGTAAGGCTACTCTTAGGGGAGATACCGGAGAGGACTGTTTTCATGCAGAAAGGAATGAAGGCAGCTTTGACACCATATTTTGAGCTTACAAAT GCTGTTAGGGTTGGGGACCTAGAATTGTTCAAAGCTGTTGCAGAAAAATTTGCAAGCACTTTCAGTGCAGACAGGACATCCAATTTGATTGTTAGGCTGCGCCACAATGTCATTCGGACTGGACTGCGCAACATTAGCATATCATATTCACGGATCTCCCTTCCTGACATTGCGAAGAAATTGAGGTTGGATTCTGAGAATCCTGTTGCTGATGCTGAGTGCATTGTTGCTAAGGCCATCAGAGATGGCGCAGTTGATGCCACCATTGATCATGCAAATGGTTGGGTGGTGTCAAAAGAGACTGGTGATGTGTACTCAACGAACGAGCCACAGGCTGCGTTCAACTCCAGGATTGCATTTTGTCTGAACATGCACAATGAGGCAGTCAAGGCTCTGAGATTTCCCCCGAATTCTCACAAGGAAAAAGAAAGCGCTGAGAAGAGGCGAGAGAGACTCCAGCAGGAGGAAGAACTTGCAAAACACATGGccgaggaagacgatgatgactTCTAG